TGAGATTGTGGAAGAAGAAGTCGAGAGTGAGGAGGGTGGAGAAAAGAAGCCGAGAGTTAGGATTGTAGGGTTTGCCCACAAAGACCCTTTGTTTCCTACTAACCAAGATGCTAGCACTTTGCCTAGCATCCTTTCTTATTATGTGCAGGTTAAAGAACATTTAAGTCCAAGTAGAGAACTTGATGAACTCATGGAACCCTTGGTTGAACATCCTAACCTTGGGATGaacattgaaaagatgattcaaagaGGAGAGCTTGCgggtgatgattgcttgaatttgtggacaaattcctctcaagatggagaggatgatacaagtgcgaTCACGTAGATAAACttatgaggatgtgtattgaattcttccatgtgtgtgtgcaagagaagtgGAATTAAGGGcttaaaacatatcaaaacagCCACTAATTCACACTAGAGGGGCACCTAATCTCTaaggggcattttggactttttgccttttatttgtaatacactatataagaaACATTTTAGGGTTACTTTACTTAGTTTTTGATATTAAAGATTGTATAACACACTTGAAAAAACACAAGTTCTCCCTACCATAGAGACTTGGCTGAAACTAGGAAACAACTTAggtgtggaatcacttttgttgtttgtttgtttggaTCGTTGGGTGCTAGATGGATTGAGGTCCTCTCTTGTGTCCATTGCATAGTGTAGGTGTTTCTACTATCTTTATCAAGGGTCTTTGTtcttgaatacacttaggttcttggtTTTTGTAGTAGTGTTTGTCACACTCTGTAtcatttcctttgttgtaatcTTGTAGCCATGCGGTGTATTGTTTCTCTTGTAACCcgtgtgttgttcttgttcttcatcttgatgttgttaacatagtttgttgtgggctgtttttaggtgttaaacaccacaatacattgtgtttttgttgaatccgagagtggtcatcaaaagggtccacgGTTCTttcaacttgtggactgattttggtgttgtttgtgtgttccttgtcgatcttgtatcataactaatttcagatattttgtaattaatattgatttcttttaattaatggcgtggacttctaataaaagaccacatgacaaagctatttttaaaaatccattattaaaaagtaatggcatgagtGAGTTGATTTTATAACGGTGATAGCATGAATGAgccgaacttttaactgatggcataaatgaaccatttctaatagttcaatggcatatttgagttttttttcttatttaaattaatgacgtggacctctaataaaaggccacgtggcaaagttgtttttgaaaaccaccgttaaaaagtaatggcatggatgggcTGGTTTTGTAAcagcgatggcatgaatgagctcaacttttaaccgatgacataaatgagtcatttctgaacatatttaagacttttcccaattaaaaaaattctagTTGATCatcttttagttttcatatttgtGCCCTCGCTTTTGTCACTAATTTAGAAACAATGTTGCTACCTGTCAAGTACTACTGGTTTTTAGGAATGTTAACTTGACTCGTGAGAATTTTATTGCCATGCTTGAACCCTAGCTGTTATGCCAACTTTTCATCTATATGACTTATTCTGGGTTTTATTTTTATGAGaaaaattgatgttgaattgcCAATGGCACTCACTTTCCCTGAAGAAATGAAAATTGATTTCCATAGACATGCATCTTTGTTAGATTTTTCATATGAGAAGTGCATCTCGCTGTTACATTGATGGGAGGTTGACAGATTTTTGTTGTTAGAAACTAACTCATAGTAGGAActtaaaattattgttattcaaAATACTGTCCGCATACATAATATACAAATTCATCTGTAAATCCACCACAAGAAGGTACTCTTCTTGGGTGCAGACTTTAATTCTTTGTACTAACCAATATTGCAATAGTAGTACCTAAGATCTAGAccatcaaaagatcaatcttctTCTAACTTAAAACACATTAATCTAACTCGATATTTGCTCGATCCCTTGCTGCTAGCCACCTAGCCTATAGGACCTACAAAAACATCATCATTAGACTCTCCATTCATCTAAAAGAATAACTTACGCACTTCCATAAATCTCCACCATAATGAAAATCTACTTTGGTGATCAAGACTGGGCATGGTGCTTTGTGAGCTTTGCAAGGACACCAACAGCCAAAGAATTTGTATATGTTGTCGGCTCAGTCATGGATGAACTTGAACGACTATCTTCAAAGTTATCATTTCGGTCAGGACCACCAACGATGGCACCTGTTAGCTCATTAGCATTGGGTTTTTCTGGGTTGTACCAGTAAACAAAACTCATGGAGCAGTCCACTACTTTGTTTGGAGACATTTTCGGGACAGAGGCACCTCTATGATGAGCTTGAGTTGGAGGTTTATTCCCAAAACCAACCATGTACGATTTTCCTCTCGGGTTTTGGCCGAGTAGATAGTCCATCTGCAATTTTTAATCATTCATAAGAAACATTGTTCCTTCATTTCACGATGACAGTTTAAAGGTGTGCCCACATACACGGGATGTGAGCTTTTAGAATCTCTTATTCTAGATAAAAACTGTAGTACTCCATAAGATTCCAGTGGCGGaaccaaatatttttatatttgggggatCCAAGAAAATGCAAGAATGCAAACTAGATACTCAAATTAAAGCAACTTTTGAACCACCTTTTTGCTACAACAGAAATTCGGGGACTcaacaagatatatatatatatatatatatatatatatatatatatgtgtgcaaAACAAAAATGTTTTTCCCCATTTGCACAGTACAAATATCCAACGAAGGGGATTCAATTGAACCCTCTCCAATACATGTATCTCTGTCTATGATGTGGTCATATAGTTATACATTCATAAATTACATGCCCCCTAACCCCATCcctaaaagaaaaagagaaaagaagagtaGTAACTACGACCATTAATAAAATTTGAAACAGCTAGTATAAAATAAAGAGTATTGTCTTATACTCACAGAAATGCATGATCAAGTTTCAATAGTAATAGCTGTAAGTATGAGACGATCGTAAATTCTTATCCTGTGCTGTCCCATTGCTAAGATTAAAATTGTGAGAAGCATCAGAAAAGTGCTACTAATATGAATAAATTCACTACCTGTTGCTTGGCGAAGGCCATGAGGTCACCAGACTTGAACTGTTTATTACCACAGCTAACCATTTGCTTATGCGTGGCTAGATAATCACTATAAACGGTAAAAAGAAAAGCTGTGCCAGTAACATATTGAGAATTGGCTCCATCTCTAAGGTGAATCAGACCCCCTGATAAATTAGACATTTGGCGATTGAACTTTGTTAAACCAGATGAATAGACGAAAGACATGGATCGAGAGTTTATATGCAGAAACGAAGACTTACCTGGAGACATATGAACCTGGTGATAGGGGCTCTGAGGAAGGTTTGAGCAAACAAAACCATCAGCTTGTTTCTTAAAGTTCTCTAAATCTTTCTGCccttcaaaataaaactaaaatttgtGGATGACATATCAGCACTTTTTCGACCACAAATTGTGCCAGGATGGTACTTGACAGTTCACATCTATTCAAAGAAAGGATTTTTAATTATTACCTTAGATAGGAGTATTTGAGCTCCAGCATATTTAAGGTCCCAGCTAAATTCAGCTACAGTTGCAGTAGTAGCCTCTTCTGTGATGAATTCTATATATGTTGGTCTCCTAGTTGCTCTATACAGCCATGTTGATGCCCACAATAACTCATCCTACATTTTGCACATTTTAGAAGTTAACTTTCATAtgtaactaattaaccatctaaaatgaaaataatttaggGAGTTGATTTCTCATATGGTCCATCTCAGAAAGTCACCCTTCTTCTGGATTCCGACTTTTTCCAACAaagaaagtgactttttgagGTAATAACTATTAGTTGAACGACCATATGAGAAACCGACTCGTAATTAAGTGATACGGATGTTACATGATAGCCAGAAAAGGAGCAATAGAAAGGACATTCCCCGTCATAGGTTCCTTTATGGGTTTTGGCAAACTGAAAAAGCTGAGACACAAACCAAAAAAACACTATGAGCATACATTTAAGACTTTGGCAAAGAAATAAAGATCATACAATGGGGACAGAATTAAAACCAGTTTGGCCTTGTTGAGAAGTTGACGGGAATAGGAACGATTAGTTCCACGAAATACAATGGAAGCAGCAGCCATTGCTGCAGAAGTCTCTGCAGCTATTTCTGTTCCAGGATTATTCTGGTCTATCATTAGTACAGTTCTCGGCGTTTTCATGTTCTCTGGCCTTGTCCAACATTCATGATCTTTCACTGGATCCCCCACCTGGAAAAAAACAATGCACAATTTTAGATCTTGAACACTCAATGGCTACATATTTGTGGAGAAATTTAAACCTACATGACCTATAAGCTTGAGGCAAGGTAAACTGCCCAGTGCCTACATCACACCCCTTGTGGTGCGGCCCTTCCCCTGACGTATGTGAGAATGTGGGATGTTTAGTACACTGGGTAGAGACTAATTTAATTACCTGGACATAGAGGCGATTACGCTTGGAACTGGCTTTCAAGAAATAATCAGTGCCCCATTTGATGGCGGAGCGAACATTTTCCAATTCTCCAGCAGATTGGAGCTGTGAGTGATAAGCAATAGCAGCCCATGCTAAGGTTGTTACAGTGAAGGCCATTGGAAGCCCATATTTCACATTGTCTCCAGCATCATAGTATCCTCCTACAAGGTCCACCTATAtataaaaagcaaaaaagaaattTAGTGCATTACACAATTAATGTCATTGCAaaaatttacatgtttttttcttcatctttagcTAATTGGTAGAAATTGTTATTCCTCTGTTCCAATTCATGTGGGGCACTTCTTTTTTGTTCTATCCCCAGCACAATGTCACATTTTCTAGGAACAATTTAACTTTAACGTTCTCATTTTACCATTAATGTAATGACTCATCGCCACACAAATGTCTGAAGTTTATTTTAGACCACATATTTCAAAAGtcgtcgttttttttttttaggaaagaTCTGTCCTTTCTCAGTATCACCTGAGGTAAGAGGCCGTTGACTTGAATAGAACAAGAACTAGATTCAAATAATTCTGGGGTTCCTCTTCCTAATCGAACTACAAACATGGAAATCGTTGAAAAGAGAACCTACATTAACAGATTTTCCATCTTGAAGGGCAGAATCTCCTCTCCACGAGGGCCTATGTTTAGCAGGAAGTTTTCCTGATCTTTGTGCCTCCAAGAAAATAATGGATTTAGTAAGAGCATCTTGATAATTAAAATCTCCATGTACAACCACAAAATGACCTTGAAATATAACTAACCAGGCAAGAACAATGGTTCTAAATGCCTTAATTACATAATTCATGTTGTTCATGACTAATAAAAGGATTAGGAAAGTAAAGTATGTTATCATTAATTTGGATAAGTAAAGAGAGATAAGGGAACAATAGATATTACCCACTAACTAGGAAGTTAGACAGTAATGGTGTTtgtttaagattattattttattttttttcctgtgGTGGAGGCTTTGTGAAATTAGAATGGCGGGAAATAATATCAAAAGTTAGTTATGGACGTTTGGTGCAGAATTTGGTTTTAGATACAtgtttttttaggaaaaaaattttgggtgcatgattttttttaaaagaaattagtATGTTTTTGCTTGACCCGAAAATCTATTAAAAACACTTTTCTCTACCTTCATAAGGCCTAGAATTGTGTGCACGTCATTCTCCTCAGACGTAAAATTACTCCGGTGatgttgtagtatattttttaagaaagaatTAGACTAGAGAAATGGAAGACAAGATAGAATCTATAATACTATGCATTTTACAAGGGAATAACACCTAAtcttaattttgtcattttattttaaatttatttatattaactTGTAACAATATTATAAGAAATTGTTACTCCTTAGAGGTGTTAATTTGACACAATTACATTTCTTCTTATACTTTTACAACCTCAAATAAAACTTCATAGCgttcttgaatttaaatttacAATACATGCCCCAAATTAATAGAACTGAGTAACATAGACAAGTATGACTAAAAGATAAATCACAATGAACATCAAAagaatatatttacccaattatATATGCGTTTTTAATCCTTCACTATTGCGAGTAATCAAGCCATTTGAAAATGCTTTTAAGCAACAAAAAgagcaaaataaaagaataattttccttaaattatttATTACTAGTAATTATCGGCAAATTTAACATTCATAATAATTTCGGGTATTTTAgtgaaattattaattattgaattttgaggTAGATAGACACAAAAAAGATgttaataaaaaagaagaaacatCGTCGCCTGAGAGATTCGAACTCTCGCGGGGAAACCCCATGCACTTAGCAGGCGCACGCCTTAACCACTCGGCCAAAGCGACGCTTGTTGATCGactgacatgaaatattttattcattctAATTTACTGTTCACTTTTACTGTTCACTATTTCAAATTTGATTTTCTCGTCACTTTTTATATATCAAGAAAGATAAAGATAGTTGCTTTTTGATGTTTTACCTTCGCAATAATTACTTATTCCCTGTAGCatttttcaaaacatcaattaatatacttccttcgtcccattttacccgtctcaaatttcctaatttgttgtccttttttacttatcaaaacaagataatttttttccatgttttaccctttgcattaattattttttctttaaattaaaatgtaaacattatttaataagagtactatgataaactagtcatgttatttattatttttcttaatagttgtgtcatcctaatttgggacggagggagtatatattatggtaaatttttcataataatcattatttCATAAAAGGCGTTATAAGTCCAAAGTAGAGAAATAtatgaaagataaatttatttaaatccCAAAATTCGaaatatacttatataaaattgGGTTAAAGGGAGTACTTTTTATTAGGCTTAATGCAGATTTCCTCTCGAACTTATTAAAGAATTTTCATTACATCTCAACTTGTTAAAAATCATGAAAGACCCTTTATCATCATTTAGGGAAAGTTTTAACAGATACTGAAATAACTTGATAAAGTTGTTGCCACGTGATTATGAGGCAATGAATTTAAGCAGTGGAAACAATTTTTGACATAAACATAAAGTAAGGCTGCAACAACATACCCTTGTGGTCCAGTCTTTTTTCGAACCTCGCACATAACTAAAGTTTTAGTGCACGAAGCTATCCGTTTACAGGTTTACACAAATGTCATATGGACTATAGTGTATATATGAGAGTGTACTGGTTGGGTATAGGGCAGGAGTCCGGCTGTTGgggaaaaaaaatgagaaagttgTCTCAAAAAGGGAAAATGTTAGATACATTCTATAACATGAGCTATgacatttttttagtattttctctaaaattgTAAATTTTCAATAGGAATAATGGGTAAAATTTTGAAActgtaataaataataaagaacaaagaagaaataaaaaacaaaggagaagagtagagagagaatagatggtgattcttatttttcttgagagATTCTCTTGATGAGTTCAACTACAATGAAGAAAccctctttatttatagggaGAAACTAACTTGGagtttttaactttttcataaatataaattcactatatatagtaaagtagacattcactatatatgataatacatttataacacttcccctttaaccttatgaccttacagcttatattccgcATATTTACTGTATGTttttcagtgctcagttataaatattagtcatgaattagcttgtgattctttggggtcatgagcactgtgtaatgTTTCGGATACCAGATTTAAAGCGTTACAGCAAGCTTTTGTGATGTCCGTAACCAAAGACAAATTTAGAATTTTAAGTCAAAGATGTAGTACaataattcttaattttcatttccTGACTAACTGTTTTTTGGTTAAACAGAGActtgttttattaaatattttgcaAATATACCACTTCAGACATGCTTACATATATGAGTAAAGTCAATGCATTTTGATCAGCACCACATCTTCTTTGGATGTGATCTAGCTAAATCCCTTTGAAATAAGCTTATTCAGAAGTATAGGGTAGCATCCCCCTACACCTTACCATGTTTGACTTCACCAACTGGCCCCACACTTGGCAGAGAGTCAATAAGCTTTATTTTGACAACACCACTCCTTGGAGCACCTTGTTACCTTTCTGCCTGTGGCACATATGGAAAGTTAGAAAtgcaaattcttttcaaaatgtcAAGACTCACCCTTGCTTCAGCATACCTCATGTTGAATCTGTATAATATCACCTCCTGGGTGATGTCAAAGTGACCCCTCCTAAGTCCATCATCAACCTCAGTTGGCACCCCCCTAACCACAACACTTTCAAGCTCAACACTAATGGATCTTGTACTGATAATTCTGGAAAGGATGGGATAGAGGGAGTCATTAGGAATAGCAAGGGTGATTGGATTATGGGTTTCAGTAGAAGTTACATCCATGCTACCAATAACCTCATGGAGCTAATGCTTATGGAGGGTCTAAATCTTGCTCTACAACACAACATCAAACCCCTAGAAGTCTGTGTTGATTCAATGGAAGTTATAAATATGTTACAGCATGGTAACCTTCTTTATGATTCAATTATTAATGTATGCAGGTCCTTACTAGAGAGCTTAGAGAATCCTCTAGTCCACCACACGTTCAGCAAGCAGGATAGAATAGCGTACATGTTGGCTGAGCAAGGCTCGGAAAAAGACCTCTTTGATAGAATTCATGTTTTGGTAACTCCACCGGCTAGTGTAGGAGTAGTTTTTTGGGAAGATTTTAAAGGAAAACGTTCTCCCGTATTGTACCTACTAATAATGTAGCTAGTCCAAGTAGCTTTGTTATTGCGCCTGGTTAGGCCTTGTTTATACAACGATCTTTTTTAATTATCAATGCATCTATcctttacccaaaaaaaaaaaaaggttgatgCATTTTTGCCTTTTGATAAAAATGGTTGGAGTTGAATCATTTTGGCCTGATTTCAGACATATTTGCTTGAACATCAGTTATATGTACATGACGTTAGCCAAAAATGGTTTAAACCAGTCAAAAAGGATTGAACTTCAATCATGAGTGAAAGTTAAACTTTGTCATGACTTAACTTTAGACATACTGTATCTAAATGGGTACACCTACAtgcaaaagaattttaaaaaccGACACAAGTTAAATGACGGTATCAAAATTGGATATCCGTGGACTTCGGATACCAAAAGaatggatatttattttggttcATTATTCAGTGTCTTTCTTATATATTGATGTCATGTTTCAATTCTGATTACTGATGGAATCCAGTGTACGTTTCAACCTTAAAACCACAAAGAAATTACATGTGTAGTCAGAACTCAGAAACAGTTCCATTTCCCTTCCCCACGAAAATTTGAGAATAATAATTCCAAGAAAATCAACACAACCAAAACTATGGAATCATATGTAGCTATTAGAAAACTAAATCAGTATTCAAATAGTCCAACAACACGTCAATAACCAAACGAAGATCAAATTAAATGATATATTACCCTAAAACAAGAAAACTAAAAACTGTCTAACAGCAGAGCTATCCTTCAAAATTGAACAATAGTTCAGGCTGATTATACCACCTTAAGCAACCAAATTTATTCTAGTCTAATGCTAATAACATCAGAAATAATCATCTAGTTACTGATTCACTTAATAATGTCcctctcaaaatcacccaccaATGCAAAACTCATTCATTTCACGTACTCCAAATCCTGCAAGCCGCGGTTTGAGTTGTGACCTTTGGACTACGAGTCTTTTTAACTGTAACAATTTAAATATACTTTATTGGATCTGAAATTACCACGGCTGCTCCTGATCAACTATCAATTGCTGAAAAACAACTCTGAGATCGAACCAGACCTCCCCTTGTCCTTCTCACCGGACTTACTCTCGGTGAATCCAAGCTCCTTAACATCAACTGCTTCACCGCGGAGATCAACTCCTCTGTGGGATGCAACGGTGGCTTCAGAGCTCTAAACTTCTTGCAAAAACTCATGTGCCTATTCAGAGCTTCCTCTCTCCCAATCCGCCTCTCCGCGGATGCCCTCATGATCTCATCCTTCACTGCCTCGCCACACAGTCCGCATACCCACCTTCCTTCGTTCCTCTCCTTAACTCTCCCTATATACGCCACCGTGCACTCCTCTGTCAATCCACAGCACTCGCATTTCACCAACTCCACTTCATTCATTTTCGCCTTCACTGTCCCCGCGGTAGACTTTGCTTCATTTGTCTCTGCCATTGCTCAATTTACTTGCCTGAAACTACTATATAAACATATTCATATAAACACAATAATcgatttgaaaatttgaaattcaaatcacaGAATGAGCATTAATGAAATAGGTAAAGTTACACCAACTTTCAATTCCTCTTAGTTAATATAgaagatattatatattatacCACCATTAATTATTTCAGCTTCTATATTGGCCTGTAAAGCTAAAAATCAGGCTAGTATTGAAAATTTTGCTGATAAGTAAAGGATCATAGAAGACTCAAATACTCAAAATCAGGTACGTACCTGATTTCTTATTTATTCGGAAAATCAAGAGATTTTCCGAATTATCTTTCTTTTTCCCACTGGTGTTCTGATTCAACAATAGTAACCTCAATGATCAACAGCTTTAATACAACATACATTTCATAGAGCCTTGTTTGGCTCTGTGTCGATGAATTTATCTGCTTTTGATTCTGAATATGGAAATTCACACCTAAAAATTATGGTCAAGCGAACACGAATTTGGTATGTGTGAACAGATCAGAGGAGGAGATTGTG
The Capsicum annuum cultivar UCD-10X-F1 chromosome 6, UCD10Xv1.1, whole genome shotgun sequence DNA segment above includes these coding regions:
- the LOC107874857 gene encoding endoglucanase 16; this translates as MITYFTFLILLLVMNNMNYVIKAFRTIVLAWLVIFQGHFVVVHGDFNYQDALTKSIIFLEAQRSGKLPAKHRPSWRGDSALQDGKSVNVDLVGGYYDAGDNVKYGLPMAFTVTTLAWAAIAYHSQLQSAGELENVRSAIKWGTDYFLKASSKRNRLYVQVGDPVKDHECWTRPENMKTPRTVLMIDQNNPGTEIAAETSAAMAAASIVFRGTNRSYSRQLLNKAKLLFQFAKTHKGTYDGECPFYCSFSGYHDELLWASTWLYRATRRPTYIEFITEEATTATVAEFSWDLKYAGAQILLSKFYFEGQKDLENFKKQADGFVCSNLPQSPYHQVHMSPGGLIHLRDGANSQYVTGTAFLFTVYSDYLATHKQMVSCGNKQFKSGDLMAFAKQQMDYLLGQNPRGKSYMVGFGNKPPTQAHHRGASVPKMSPNKVVDCSMSFVYWYNPEKPNANELTGAIVGGPDRNDNFEDSRSSSSMTEPTTYTNSLAVGVLAKLTKHHAQS
- the LOC107872853 gene encoding uncharacterized protein LOC107872853, whose protein sequence is MAETNEAKSTAGTVKAKMNEVELVKCECCGLTEECTVAYIGRVKERNEGRWVCGLCGEAVKDEIMRASAERRIGREEALNRHMSFCKKFRALKPPLHPTEELISAVKQLMLRSLDSPRVSPVRRTRGGLVRSQSCFSAIDS